In a genomic window of Timaviella obliquedivisa GSE-PSE-MK23-08B:
- a CDS encoding universal stress protein: MFQRLLVCTDLSDGLHRLRNFVPSLAAGGIKQITFLHVIPILDTREIPRVDEQKVAAARDRLTFSPYEGIDIKVQVEWGKPIAQILSAIKTYQPDLLIVGTPTRSLLTEKLMGSTLMDLCQQVSVPLMILRPQLVGAYTDEELDLRCRHLFRYLLIPYDGTQTADYLLKQVKQKAQNRPKDSLEECLLCWVYQTSGRRDLPKTEFSQASQAKLAEASKELIALDLRVSTEVVEGTAIQEVLVAAQEHNVSAIAISSGSLGKIIEISSPSFAGEILRKSWHPVIYFPPAQG; this comes from the coding sequence ATGTTTCAACGCCTTTTAGTTTGTACAGATTTGTCAGATGGCTTACATCGACTGCGTAACTTTGTGCCTAGTTTGGCAGCAGGCGGCATTAAGCAAATTACTTTTTTACATGTTATTCCTATTTTAGACACGCGCGAAATTCCTCGTGTTGATGAGCAGAAAGTAGCAGCAGCGCGCGATCGCCTCACTTTCTCTCCTTACGAGGGCATAGATATTAAGGTTCAGGTAGAGTGGGGAAAACCTATTGCTCAGATCCTCAGCGCTATCAAAACCTACCAGCCTGATTTGCTCATAGTAGGTACGCCTACCCGCAGTTTACTCACCGAAAAACTGATGGGTAGCACTCTGATGGATCTGTGCCAGCAGGTTTCGGTGCCATTAATGATTTTGCGCCCCCAATTGGTAGGAGCATACACTGATGAAGAGCTAGATCTGCGCTGTCGGCACTTATTTCGCTATTTACTAATTCCTTATGACGGTACTCAAACAGCAGACTATTTGTTAAAACAAGTTAAGCAAAAAGCTCAAAACCGCCCTAAAGATTCTTTAGAAGAATGTTTATTATGCTGGGTTTATCAAACTTCTGGACGACGAGATTTACCCAAAACTGAGTTTTCACAAGCTTCTCAGGCAAAGTTAGCAGAAGCCTCAAAAGAGCTAATAGCGTTGGACTTACGAGTTAGCACTGAAGTTGTAGAAGGAACTGCCATTCAAGAAGTTTTAGTGGCAGCGCAGGAGCATAATGTCAGCGCGATCGCCATTTCATCGGGTAGTTTAGGCAAAATCATTGAGATTTCTTCTCCTAGCTTTGCAGGCGAAATCCTCCGAAAAAGTTGGCACCCTGTCATTTACTTCCCACCCGCCCAAGGCTAA
- a CDS encoding O-antigen ligase family protein yields the protein MQKFKIWQIFRLSFVTLPYLFYVSFVGIFVVMLLHRLRFGRVALDPLTRNSLAIIGGLLILSCGFAENRSEALLQLANFLPFFLFFSVLPYVLTGTERLGQLALDLVIAAIPLNLLALCEYILKSTFIPRVIRRIPSVRSLRNAPHKGRAMVVFTHPNSLANYLVLILGLGLGLILYDASRSSERLEPQQYGRTRKVLLYVGTFLTLVGIFCSGSRNGLLVAIVQIILFCLCVQGNRKILLPGLFSVLALLAGSAVLGIGRRSLDILHWADDPRPRVWSIAWDLIKERPVMGWGLGNYKLEFVPRLLAQYPSCLMERTYKVIPSNCADVNHPHNFWLLLSSEVGLGIMLGFSLWVGFICWQGVLRVMTAQLSGWSRSVLYAYLFAFFGCISFAIMDVTFYDVRLNATNWLLLAGIYSATREGEKS from the coding sequence ATGCAGAAATTCAAAATCTGGCAGATCTTTCGCCTCAGCTTCGTCACACTTCCTTATTTGTTCTACGTCAGCTTTGTTGGCATCTTTGTGGTCATGCTGCTCCATCGCCTCCGGTTTGGACGCGTCGCCCTCGATCCATTAACCCGCAACAGCTTGGCTATTATTGGCGGACTGCTGATTTTGAGTTGTGGCTTTGCAGAAAACCGCTCAGAGGCTTTGCTTCAGCTCGCTAATTTTTTACCATTTTTCCTCTTTTTCTCTGTGCTGCCGTACGTGCTAACAGGAACAGAGCGCTTGGGGCAATTGGCGCTGGATCTGGTAATTGCAGCAATTCCGCTAAATTTGTTGGCTTTGTGCGAGTACATTCTTAAATCTACTTTTATCCCTCGCGTCATTCGACGGATTCCGTCGGTGCGATCGCTCCGAAACGCGCCCCATAAAGGTCGAGCAATGGTAGTGTTTACCCATCCCAATTCGCTAGCCAACTATTTAGTGTTGATTTTGGGATTGGGGCTGGGGTTAATTTTGTATGATGCGAGCCGAAGTTCAGAGCGTCTGGAGCCGCAGCAATATGGTAGAACCCGAAAAGTTTTGCTGTATGTTGGCACCTTTTTAACGCTAGTCGGCATCTTTTGTTCAGGGTCGCGCAATGGGCTACTTGTGGCGATCGTTCAAATAATTTTGTTTTGCCTTTGCGTTCAAGGGAATCGCAAAATTCTGTTGCCAGGTCTATTCAGCGTATTGGCTTTGCTGGCTGGCTCGGCTGTGTTGGGCATCGGACGGCGATCGCTCGACATTCTGCACTGGGCAGATGACCCCCGACCCAGAGTATGGAGCATTGCCTGGGATTTAATTAAAGAGCGACCTGTCATGGGCTGGGGACTCGGTAACTACAAGCTAGAATTTGTGCCTCGCCTGCTTGCCCAATATCCGTCCTGCTTGATGGAACGCACCTACAAGGTCATTCCTTCCAACTGTGCTGATGTTAATCATCCCCATAACTTCTGGCTACTGCTAAGTTCTGAGGTCGGTCTTGGGATCATGCTAGGGTTTAGCCTGTGGGTTGGGTTTATTTGCTGGCAGGGAGTTCTCCGTGTGATGACGGCTCAGTTGAGCGGCTGGTCGCGCTCAGTTTTGTACGCTTATCTTTTTGCCTTCTTCGGTTGCATAAGTTTCGCCATCATGGATGTAACGTTCTACGATGTACGGTTGAATGCTACAAATTGGCTGCTTCTAGCTGGGATTTATTCAGCGACACGAGAGGGGGAAAAGAGCTAA
- a CDS encoding ABC transporter permease — protein MSVSGRWVRGIKKVKHLSQRRDWENYRDLVTVLVQKELKVRYGNKLLGYLWSIANPLAAAFVYYFAFSVILKVQIENYVVVVICGLFPWQWIGNSVGAAPNMFISNASIIKKVSFPTALIPLCTTLNHLIHFVMSLPVIMLFILLYKLPLHGSWIYGIPLLMLIQLALTYGISLILASINLFFRDLERLTGIIMNFIFYFTPVIYTKRQIPEEFTKFLGLNPFFYLVSSWRELLLEGTINPEHILVSVTYAMLFLVISYWVYRKLSWKFAEVI, from the coding sequence GTGAGTGTAAGCGGCAGATGGGTTCGGGGTATTAAAAAAGTTAAGCATCTGAGTCAACGCCGAGACTGGGAAAACTATCGTGATTTGGTTACGGTGCTGGTGCAAAAAGAGCTAAAGGTGCGGTATGGCAACAAGCTACTGGGCTACCTTTGGTCGATCGCCAATCCTTTGGCTGCCGCCTTTGTCTATTACTTCGCCTTTAGCGTCATTCTCAAAGTGCAGATTGAGAACTACGTCGTAGTCGTGATTTGTGGACTATTTCCCTGGCAATGGATTGGCAACTCGGTCGGGGCAGCGCCCAATATGTTTATCAGTAACGCCTCCATTATTAAAAAAGTTAGCTTTCCCACTGCGCTGATTCCTCTTTGCACGACGTTGAATCATTTGATTCATTTTGTGATGTCTTTGCCCGTGATTATGCTGTTTATTTTGTTGTATAAACTGCCTCTCCATGGGTCTTGGATTTATGGCATCCCCCTACTGATGCTCATTCAGTTGGCGTTGACCTACGGCATCTCGTTGATTTTGGCATCAATCAATCTTTTCTTTAGGGATTTGGAGCGGTTGACGGGAATTATTATGAACTTTATTTTTTACTTTACGCCTGTCATTTACACTAAGCGCCAAATTCCTGAGGAATTTACGAAATTCTTGGGACTCAATCCGTTTTTCTATTTGGTGTCGAGCTGGCGAGAGTTGCTCTTAGAGGGCACAATTAACCCTGAGCACATCTTGGTCAGCGTCACCTACGCCATGCTATTTTTGGTGATCAGCTATTGGGTTTATCGAAAGCTTTCTTGGAAGTTCGCAGAAGTGATATGA
- a CDS encoding ABC transporter ATP-binding protein, which yields MNDPIISFSNVSKSYPFYRHVRGIKNVLFNFPKSLRSLQEDQFEALHDISFAISEGENFGIIGNNGAGKSTTLGLIAGVLKPNKGKVVVKGRVSPLLALGAGFHPELNGKDNIILNGILMGLTRRQVQSKLEEIIEFSELGEFIDRPIRVYSSGMLARLGFSVVAHLDPEILLIDEVLGVGDIRFQQKCQKKMLAFKESGVTIVLVTHSIASIIELCDRAMWIENHVIKMIGDPREIAVKYSRASGVDLGLDAIQPLSSQSKVKPKGKPATDSPFGQVAR from the coding sequence ATGAACGATCCGATTATTAGTTTTAGCAACGTCAGTAAGTCCTATCCCTTTTATCGTCATGTGCGAGGGATTAAAAACGTTCTGTTTAATTTTCCAAAGAGTCTGCGATCGCTCCAGGAAGATCAGTTTGAAGCACTTCACGACATTTCTTTTGCTATTAGTGAGGGCGAAAACTTTGGAATTATTGGCAACAATGGCGCAGGCAAAAGTACAACTCTGGGACTCATTGCAGGCGTGTTGAAACCCAACAAGGGGAAAGTTGTGGTTAAGGGCAGAGTTTCGCCTTTACTGGCACTCGGCGCTGGCTTTCACCCAGAGCTAAATGGCAAAGATAACATCATCCTTAACGGTATTTTGATGGGGCTAACTCGCCGCCAAGTGCAAAGCAAATTAGAGGAAATCATTGAATTTTCTGAGTTAGGAGAATTTATCGATCGCCCCATCCGGGTCTATTCCAGCGGAATGTTGGCACGCTTGGGCTTTTCAGTCGTCGCTCACCTTGACCCCGAAATTTTGCTAATTGATGAAGTATTGGGCGTTGGCGATATCCGGTTTCAACAAAAGTGTCAGAAAAAGATGCTGGCTTTTAAGGAAAGTGGTGTCACCATTGTCCTCGTCACCCATTCGATCGCCAGCATCATTGAACTGTGCGATCGCGCCATGTGGATCGAGAACCACGTCATTAAAATGATTGGTGATCCTAGAGAGATCGCCGTCAAATACTCCAGAGCTTCGGGCGTTGACCTTGGGTTAGATGCCATTCAGCCTCTAAGTTCTCAATCCAAAGTGAAACCTAAAGGAAAACCCGCGACTGACAGCCCCTTTGGACAAGTTGCGCGGTAA
- the wbaP gene encoding undecaprenyl-phosphate galactose phosphotransferase WbaP, which translates to MQLNRTLQPALSALTVSTRSWPTLAITLATDFMALSLAAMMSVYVRLYLDGQFHPSLYWQLYPVLILFIVAYAAGGLYPGVAISPVDELRWISLSTTLIYLALGATVFLRREGEVYSRGVFVTAWILSIALVLLGRALMRSLFAHKRWWGYPVMVLGAGVTGEMVIRTLKSRPGVGLKPVLILDDDPAKHGSICGVPVVGGVALAPSLAKSRHIPYAIIAMPGVPRERMLQILERYGSTFAHLLIIPDLFDFSSLWVSAKDMGGILGLQVRQRLLLPGPRLAKFSIDLFLTLLGGVVLLPMVGIIALLIKIDSPGSIFYGQTRIGQGGERFTAWKFRSMVRNADQALQNYLDRHPELQESWVKDHKLREDPRVTRVGRFLRRTSLDELPQLWNVLRGEMSLVGPRPIVDEEIDRYGDKFALYTRVIPGITGLWQVSGRNNITYQDRVNLDAYYVRNWSVWLDLYILMRTILVVITGEGAY; encoded by the coding sequence ATGCAACTTAACCGAACGTTACAGCCTGCGCTTTCCGCCTTAACTGTGTCTACACGCTCATGGCCTACGCTGGCAATTACTCTTGCCACTGACTTTATGGCGTTGAGTCTGGCAGCAATGATGAGCGTTTATGTTCGTCTGTATCTAGATGGACAATTTCATCCTTCCCTTTACTGGCAACTTTATCCCGTCCTAATTCTGTTTATCGTGGCTTACGCGGCGGGGGGATTATATCCAGGGGTAGCAATTAGTCCCGTCGATGAACTGCGGTGGATTAGCTTATCGACAACGCTGATTTATCTGGCGCTAGGGGCAACAGTATTTTTACGGCGAGAAGGCGAGGTCTATTCTCGGGGCGTGTTTGTGACGGCATGGATCTTGTCGATCGCCCTGGTGCTGCTGGGTCGAGCGTTAATGCGATCGCTCTTTGCCCACAAGCGTTGGTGGGGATATCCCGTTATGGTTTTAGGTGCTGGAGTAACGGGTGAAATGGTAATTCGCACGCTTAAAAGTCGCCCCGGTGTAGGGCTAAAACCCGTCTTAATTTTAGATGATGATCCGGCTAAGCATGGCTCTATTTGCGGAGTACCCGTTGTGGGCGGCGTGGCGTTAGCGCCCTCTCTAGCCAAGTCTCGCCACATTCCCTACGCCATCATTGCTATGCCAGGGGTGCCTCGGGAGCGAATGCTGCAAATTCTAGAGCGATATGGCAGCACTTTCGCTCATCTGCTGATTATTCCAGACCTGTTTGATTTTTCTAGTCTTTGGGTGTCGGCAAAAGATATGGGCGGCATTTTAGGACTACAAGTCCGACAACGGCTGCTGTTGCCGGGCCCTCGGCTTGCTAAATTTTCTATTGATCTATTCCTGACTTTGTTGGGCGGCGTTGTTTTGCTGCCCATGGTCGGAATCATTGCCCTGCTCATTAAGATAGATTCTCCCGGTTCGATCTTCTACGGGCAGACTCGAATTGGGCAAGGCGGCGAACGGTTTACTGCCTGGAAGTTCCGATCGATGGTTCGCAATGCTGACCAAGCGCTACAAAATTATCTCGATCGCCATCCTGAGCTTCAAGAATCGTGGGTCAAAGATCATAAACTTCGTGAAGATCCACGGGTAACGCGGGTGGGGCGTTTCCTCAGGCGCACTAGCCTTGATGAACTGCCGCAACTTTGGAACGTTTTGCGTGGAGAAATGAGCCTGGTCGGACCTCGCCCCATTGTCGATGAGGAAATCGATCGCTATGGTGACAAGTTTGCCCTATACACTCGTGTTATTCCTGGCATCACAGGACTCTGGCAAGTTTCAGGACGCAACAATATTACCTACCAAGATCGGGTAAATTTGGATGCCTACTATGTTAGAAATTGGTCGGTATGGCTCGACTTGTACATCCTGATGCGGACAATTTTGGTGGTCATCACTGGAGAAGGAGCTTATTAG
- a CDS encoding septal ring lytic transglycosylase RlpA family protein, with protein sequence MNFKIWSGLAAVSLLMTILGLALPIYANPIAASAVEPEDNVTNEVVQAPLNSPIQGSVVSPSVEETKVGQVASMLSDVLAEVEVPPAQGDRANSGSSTPASERTVATQASVEAVKVGEYQSSEQAEDSVAVMQSYRSEGRQAATIYVRNIPVLSFLGSEGNSSGASSSSLDTGVKVASSAANSAVNEVAVLQSRPADASSAPVESSNDPAVRATAIAAQINQLHRNSIDASSIRAVWDEPKQRYLIKVGEDTLTAIDPATILADTTHNAEQDALQVTNRLRRLLGDAEPLTEVEGAPRRVTQVSVGSLQLTVSGYASWYGPGFNGNMSASGEVFNENALTAAHPNLPFGTQVRVTNMDNGLSVLVRINDRGPYAGDRLIDLSAGAAQVIGLINSGVAPVKLDVLGTASR encoded by the coding sequence ATGAATTTTAAAATTTGGAGCGGTCTTGCCGCTGTCTCTCTACTGATGACAATATTGGGACTTGCACTTCCTATCTATGCAAACCCCATAGCAGCATCGGCTGTAGAACCAGAGGATAATGTGACCAATGAGGTGGTTCAAGCGCCCCTTAATTCCCCGATCCAAGGTTCGGTGGTCAGCCCTTCTGTTGAAGAAACCAAGGTGGGTCAAGTAGCTTCTATGCTATCTGACGTTCTTGCAGAAGTTGAGGTTCCCCCAGCACAAGGCGATCGAGCTAATTCTGGCTCCTCTACCCCTGCTTCCGAGAGAACTGTAGCGACTCAAGCTAGCGTTGAAGCAGTTAAGGTGGGAGAGTATCAGTCTAGTGAACAGGCTGAAGACTCAGTAGCTGTTATGCAGTCTTATCGGTCAGAGGGTCGTCAGGCTGCAACAATCTATGTTCGCAATATTCCAGTCCTTTCGTTTTTAGGTTCGGAAGGCAACTCTAGCGGGGCTTCTAGCTCTTCCCTAGATACTGGTGTAAAGGTTGCTAGTTCTGCCGCCAACAGTGCTGTTAATGAAGTTGCAGTGCTTCAGTCTCGACCAGCAGATGCCAGCAGCGCCCCGGTTGAAAGTTCTAATGACCCGGCTGTGAGAGCAACGGCGATCGCTGCTCAAATCAATCAACTCCACCGTAATAGTATTGATGCCAGCAGCATTCGAGCCGTATGGGATGAGCCCAAACAACGCTACTTGATTAAGGTAGGCGAGGACACGTTAACCGCTATTGATCCAGCTACTATCTTGGCAGACACGACCCATAATGCAGAACAAGATGCTCTACAAGTGACTAATCGGTTGCGCCGATTACTAGGTGACGCTGAACCTTTGACAGAAGTTGAAGGTGCACCCCGGCGCGTCACTCAGGTTTCGGTAGGTTCCCTCCAACTCACAGTCAGCGGTTATGCCTCTTGGTATGGGCCTGGCTTTAATGGCAACATGAGTGCTAGTGGCGAGGTGTTTAATGAAAATGCCTTGACCGCGGCTCACCCCAATTTGCCGTTTGGGACACAGGTGCGCGTCACTAACATGGACAATGGGTTATCTGTACTTGTGCGGATTAATGACCGAGGGCCCTACGCAGGCGATCGCCTCATTGACCTTTCGGCAGGAGCCGCCCAAGTCATTGGTTTGATTAACTCAGGGGTTGCGCCAGTTAAGTTGGATGTACTGGGCACAGCGAGTCGTTAA
- a CDS encoding serine/threonine protein kinase, whose product MTTDYNLGRTLRDRYRLTRLLGQGSMGRVYEADDDVLGDVPVAVKFLSQTLLTRGMLARFEQEAKTCAQLGQRSMHIVRVMDYGVDEDGIPFYVMEYLKGESLTEVIKRQALLLPRFLNLTRQICLGLQCAHQGIKMDGMTYPIVHRDIKPSNILVSQDDSLGELVKILDFGIAKILQSEVSQTGCFMGTLAYASPEQMEGHELDARSDIYSLGIMMFQMLTGAMPLLASTQSFGGWYKVHHFHQPKSFEEADPNAKLPKLLEELVVACLAKAPSDRPQNVAQILEALKPLEERYGAGREVARRIEASLNRKLPIKSVAQDWVEEARPSRYPQGVVLQPKGSDILSTDEVFQLAAWPKTMPIAEIVFPRALPSQNGNLATLWVMLPKAEIEKRMVCTRYNQFLFMEAPHPMVLWLTVLYNREHGPRWLPCYLDLKTTSGRQMTMLLGNAGKYNVLFFQKQSPEHCINVQASSIAPGQCKLLRDWANLSTSTQSQPVPDISKEHLKAALETLKPKILMKLESIHNKGDESLSY is encoded by the coding sequence ATGACAACAGACTATAATTTGGGTCGCACATTGCGCGATCGCTACAGATTAACCCGGCTACTGGGGCAAGGCTCGATGGGTCGTGTCTACGAAGCCGATGATGACGTTTTAGGCGATGTCCCTGTTGCAGTCAAATTTCTTTCACAAACTCTCCTAACCCGAGGAATGCTCGCTCGCTTTGAACAAGAGGCAAAAACCTGTGCTCAACTGGGGCAGCGCAGTATGCACATTGTCCGGGTCATGGATTATGGTGTAGACGAAGACGGCATTCCGTTTTATGTGATGGAATATTTAAAGGGTGAAAGTTTGACTGAAGTTATTAAACGCCAAGCGCTTCTACTTCCTCGCTTTTTAAACTTAACTCGCCAAATTTGTCTGGGGCTACAATGCGCTCACCAAGGTATCAAAATGGACGGGATGACTTATCCCATCGTTCATCGAGATATTAAGCCTAGCAATATTTTGGTGAGCCAGGATGATAGCCTGGGCGAACTGGTCAAGATTTTAGACTTTGGCATTGCCAAAATTCTTCAGTCTGAAGTTAGCCAAACGGGCTGTTTTATGGGCACCCTAGCGTACGCATCACCTGAGCAAATGGAAGGGCATGAGCTAGATGCTCGCTCTGATATCTACAGCCTCGGCATTATGATGTTTCAAATGCTGACAGGAGCGATGCCGCTGCTAGCGAGTACCCAGTCCTTTGGCGGATGGTATAAAGTTCACCATTTTCATCAGCCTAAGTCGTTTGAAGAGGCAGACCCCAATGCGAAGCTGCCTAAGCTGTTGGAAGAATTGGTAGTGGCTTGTCTAGCAAAAGCGCCCAGCGATCGCCCCCAAAATGTTGCACAAATCCTAGAGGCACTTAAGCCGTTAGAAGAACGCTATGGTGCGGGTCGAGAGGTTGCTCGTCGCATTGAAGCTTCTCTGAACCGCAAATTGCCTATTAAATCCGTTGCCCAAGATTGGGTCGAAGAGGCGCGCCCTTCGAGATACCCGCAAGGGGTCGTCTTGCAACCGAAAGGGTCAGATATCCTCTCTACCGATGAGGTTTTTCAGCTAGCTGCCTGGCCCAAAACCATGCCGATTGCCGAGATTGTGTTTCCAAGAGCCCTACCCTCACAAAATGGCAACTTGGCAACCCTTTGGGTCATGCTGCCCAAAGCCGAGATTGAGAAACGGATGGTTTGCACTCGCTACAATCAATTTTTGTTTATGGAAGCCCCTCACCCAATGGTGCTGTGGTTAACCGTGCTCTACAACCGAGAGCATGGGCCCCGCTGGTTGCCGTGTTACTTAGACCTGAAAACTACTTCAGGTAGACAAATGACAATGCTACTGGGCAATGCAGGCAAATACAATGTGCTTTTTTTCCAAAAACAGTCACCTGAGCATTGTATTAATGTGCAAGCCTCAAGCATTGCACCCGGACAATGCAAACTGTTGCGCGACTGGGCTAACCTAAGTACTTCAACACAGTCTCAACCTGTGCCAGATATCAGTAAAGAGCACCTAAAAGCAGCACTTGAAACTCTGAAGCCTAAAATTTTGATGAAGCTTGAGAGTATCCATAACAAAGGTGATGAGAGCTTAAGTTATTAA
- a CDS encoding NblA/ycf18 family protein yields MDESIALSLEQQFSLRSFETQVDRMSHEQAQDFLVKLYEQMMLRETMYKHFLKHEWGLEPQPRFD; encoded by the coding sequence ATGGATGAATCTATTGCGTTATCGCTTGAACAGCAGTTTAGTTTGCGTTCCTTTGAAACCCAGGTTGATCGGATGAGCCATGAACAAGCTCAAGACTTTCTGGTTAAGCTCTACGAACAGATGATGTTGCGAGAAACAATGTACAAGCATTTTCTCAAGCATGAATGGGGTCTTGAACCTCAGCCTCGGTTCGACTAG
- a CDS encoding glycosyltransferase family 4 protein, translating into MKTAVIHEWLVTYAGSERVVEQMLSLYPEADLFSLVEFLPDELKYFIQHKSVQTSFIQKLPFANPKFRQYLPLMPLAIEQFDLSAYDLVLSSNHAVAKGILTHPDQLHICYVHTPIRYAWDLQQEYLKGAQLNRGIRSFFVQLVLHYLRLWDVTSANRVDHFVANSHFVARRIWKTYRRPAQVIYPPVAVDRFQPKSQREDFYFILSRFVPYKRVDLVVEAFTRLGLPLVVIGDGANWKQVKALAGENVQLLGHQPDAIVVDYMQRCKAFVFAAVEDFGIAPVEAQAAGAPVIAYAKGGVTETVIPDKTGVFFLEQTVESLVEAVLRFESKADIFDVEAMRQNAERFSPENFRQQFSEFIDKKMSDFICEKGA; encoded by the coding sequence ATGAAAACCGCAGTCATTCATGAATGGCTGGTTACGTATGCAGGCTCAGAGCGAGTTGTAGAGCAGATGCTATCGCTCTATCCAGAAGCTGATTTGTTCAGCTTGGTAGAATTTTTGCCAGATGAACTGAAGTATTTTATCCAACATAAGTCTGTCCAAACGTCTTTCATTCAAAAACTACCCTTCGCCAACCCCAAATTCCGGCAATACTTACCGCTAATGCCATTGGCGATCGAGCAATTTGATCTTTCAGCTTACGATCTCGTCCTTTCCAGCAATCACGCCGTAGCCAAAGGCATCCTCACTCACCCCGACCAACTGCACATCTGCTATGTCCATACGCCCATTCGCTACGCTTGGGACTTGCAACAGGAATATTTGAAAGGAGCGCAGCTTAATCGAGGGATTCGCTCCTTTTTTGTGCAGTTAGTGCTGCATTACCTACGACTTTGGGACGTTACTAGTGCTAACCGAGTCGATCACTTTGTCGCGAACTCTCACTTTGTCGCTCGACGAATTTGGAAAACCTACCGCCGACCCGCACAGGTGATTTATCCGCCCGTAGCGGTCGATCGCTTTCAGCCGAAAAGCCAGCGAGAGGACTTTTATTTCATCTTGTCCCGATTTGTGCCCTACAAGCGTGTTGATCTAGTGGTCGAGGCATTTACGCGCCTGGGATTACCACTGGTTGTCATTGGCGATGGAGCAAACTGGAAACAAGTGAAAGCCTTGGCTGGAGAGAATGTTCAGCTTTTGGGGCACCAACCTGATGCGATCGTCGTCGATTATATGCAGCGCTGTAAAGCCTTTGTGTTTGCAGCAGTTGAGGACTTCGGGATTGCCCCTGTCGAAGCGCAAGCCGCAGGAGCGCCCGTGATTGCCTACGCCAAAGGAGGAGTCACGGAAACCGTAATTCCAGATAAAACAGGTGTATTTTTCCTTGAGCAGACTGTAGAAAGCCTCGTTGAGGCAGTGTTGAGGTTTGAGTCGAAGGCTGACATTTTTGATGTCGAGGCGATGCGCCAAAATGCCGAACGATTTTCTCCAGAAAACTTTCGGCAGCAGTTCTCCGAGTTTATTGATAAAAAAATGTCAGATTTTATATGCGAAAAAGGTGCGTGA
- the ruvB gene encoding Holliday junction branch migration DNA helicase RuvB, which translates to MAIISSKPSPESHSNDDLLPARSPRKPMEPDILQGAVTPDEYGKHEDTLRPQKLSDYVGQKALKEVLMIAIQAAKSRNETLDHLLLYGPPGLGKTTMSLILAAEMEVGCKITSAPALERPRDIVGLLINLQPGDVLFIDEIHRLPRMTEEILYPAMEDYRLDITIGKGQSARTRSIPLQQFTLVGATTRVGALSSPLRDRFGLVQRLRFYEIDELTEIVLRTAEILNTPIFGDGAEEIARRSRGTPRIANRLLRRVRDFVEVKATGQKICGAIASEALELFNVDPCGLDWTDRRLLSFMIEQFGGRPVGLDTLAAATGEDAQTIEEVYEPYLLQIGYLQRTPRGRIATPAAWKHLGYELPETQLPIF; encoded by the coding sequence ATGGCGATCATTTCCTCAAAGCCTTCTCCCGAATCTCATTCCAACGACGATCTGCTGCCCGCGCGATCGCCGCGCAAGCCTATGGAGCCTGATATTTTGCAAGGAGCGGTCACTCCTGATGAATATGGCAAGCACGAGGATACTCTTCGCCCTCAAAAACTTTCAGATTATGTTGGACAAAAGGCACTCAAAGAAGTACTAATGATCGCAATTCAGGCGGCAAAATCTCGTAATGAGACGTTAGATCACTTGCTGCTGTATGGTCCACCTGGACTTGGAAAAACCACTATGTCGCTAATTTTGGCGGCGGAGATGGAGGTGGGCTGCAAAATTACGAGCGCCCCAGCCCTAGAGCGTCCGAGAGATATTGTGGGACTACTAATCAATTTACAGCCGGGAGATGTCTTATTTATTGATGAAATCCATCGATTGCCGAGGATGACAGAGGAAATTTTGTACCCTGCAATGGAGGACTATCGGTTAGATATTACGATCGGTAAAGGGCAGAGTGCCAGGACGCGCAGTATTCCCTTGCAGCAATTTACCTTAGTGGGAGCAACGACGCGGGTAGGGGCATTAAGTTCACCCTTGCGCGATCGCTTTGGCTTAGTGCAACGGTTACGTTTTTACGAAATTGATGAGCTAACTGAGATTGTGCTGCGAACGGCAGAGATTTTGAATACACCAATTTTTGGGGATGGAGCAGAAGAAATTGCCAGGCGATCGCGGGGCACCCCGCGAATTGCGAATCGGCTGCTGCGTCGAGTTCGGGATTTTGTAGAAGTCAAGGCGACAGGACAAAAAATTTGTGGGGCGATCGCATCGGAGGCGTTGGAGTTATTTAATGTTGATCCCTGTGGGTTAGATTGGACAGATCGGCGGTTATTGTCCTTCATGATTGAGCAATTCGGCGGTCGTCCAGTCGGTCTAGACACGCTAGCAGCAGCTACGGGCGAAGATGCCCAGACCATTGAGGAAGTTTATGAGCCCTACTTATTGCAAATTGGCTATTTGCAACGAACGCCAAGGGGAAGAATTGCGACTCCAGCCGCCTGGAAGCATTTGGGGTACGAGCTTCCCGAGACTCAGTTGCCAATATTTTAA